In Melanotaenia boesemani isolate fMelBoe1 chromosome 16, fMelBoe1.pri, whole genome shotgun sequence, the following proteins share a genomic window:
- the aifm2 gene encoding apoptosis-inducing factor 2 yields the protein MGGQASRPEGVHVVVVGGGFGGIAAAQQLKSGGLDFTLIDMRDAFHHNVASLRASVQPGFAQRTFIPYVETFGDSFIQGRVERVDTDRQMVVLLGGQEIQYSHLILCTGTDGPFPGKFNTEASYQTAVQAYEDFIQQIQAADSVLVVGGGSTGVEMAAEIKTEYPDKKVVLIHSRIGLADPDLLPSVRQQAKEVLLEKRVELLLGQKVNNLSELQLNVMQKNMVVTTDKGETLTTDLIISCTGLRINSAAYASGFSGSVADNGALQVNNHLQVEGFSNVFAVGDCADIKEPKMAYHAGLHAAVAVTNIINSLSGKQLTEYHTGNITMLLAMGRDDGVGQFNGMRLPRFLVALGKSRDLLLWKSWREMQQKQP from the exons ATGGGGGGTCAGGCGTCCAGGCCAGAGGGCGTCCACGTGGTGGTGGTGGGCGGAGGATTCGGTGGCATCGCGGCGGCTCAGCAGCTGAAATCTGGAGGACTGGACTTCACGCTGATCGACATGAGAGATGCTTTTCATCACAACGTGGCGTCGCTCAGAGCGTCCGTACAGCCCG GATTCGCTCAGAGGACCTTCATCCCGTATGTTGAGACATTTGGAGACAGTTTCATTCAGGGACGGGTGGAGCGAGTTGACACTGACAGACAGATGGTCGTCCTGCTGGGAGGGCAG GAGATCCAGTACTCCCACCTTATCCTGTGTACTGGGACAGATGGGCCATTTCCTGGGAAATTCAACACAGAGGCGTCGTATCAGACAGCTGTCCAGGCGTACGAGGACTTCATCCAACAG ATCCAGGCTGCAGATTCTGTGTTGGTGGTTGGAGGAGGGTCGACTGGTGTGGAGATGGCTGCTGAGATCAAGACGGAGTATCCAGACAAAAAG GTGGTTCTGATCCACTCCAGAATTGGGCTGGCTGACCCAGACCTGCTGCCCAGTGTCAGACAGCAGGCCAAAGAGGTTCTGCTGGAGAAAAGAGTGGAGCTACTTCTGG GACAGAAAGTGAATAACCTTTCAGAGCTGCAGCTGAAcgtgatgcagaaaaacatggTGGTGACCACAGATAAAGGAGAAACACTGACCACAGATCTGATCATCAGCTGCACCGGTCTCAGGATCAACTCTGCAGCCTATGCATCCGGGTTCT CTGGGAGCGTGGCTGATAACGGAGCGCTGCAGGTGAACAATCACCTGCAAGTTGAAGGTTTCTCCAACGTCTTCGCTGTGGGCGACTGCGCTGACATCAAAGAACCCAAGATGGCGTATCACGCCGGCCTCCACGCCGCTGTCGCTGTGACCAACATCATCAACAGTCTGAGCGGGAAGCAGCTGACAGAGTATCACACAG gcaacatCACCATGTTGCTGGCGATGGGCCGAGATGACGGCGTGGGTCAGTTCAACGGAATGAGGCTGCCTCGTTTCCTCGTTGCTCTGGGGAAGAGTCGTGATCTGCTGCTGTGGAAGAGCTGGAGGGAGATGCAGCAGAAACAACCCTGA